In the Clostridium beijerinckii genome, one interval contains:
- a CDS encoding PTS transporter subunit EIIC — MKDKIMNAMQRFSKAMFIPVLILPIVGILIAFGNILTNTKLAEYAPFLKNSVIFGFGKILSGSLVPILSNLGIIFCVGLAVGLAKEKKAESGFTSVLVYLIFNNAMNIFLSLSGKLVNPDNLRGSGQAIVLGTQVLDMGVFLGIILGIVVAYFHNKYCKKEFNGAFQIYGGSRLVFLILIPVVVVLAVILSYVWPSVQWGISSLGYYIQKSGNFGVFMYGTLERLLIPTGLHHLVYTPFLYSQLGGIETIGGKAIEGARNIYFAQIADPSIKVLSSTVIWDARGLSKMFGLVGACLALYHTADADKKKKARAILIPAAVTSIIAGVTEPIEFSFLFTAPILFGVHAVLSGLGMVTLNILNVRAIAPNGFIDFLLYNLPLGIEKTGWPMFILVGVVQFTVYYVIFRFLIVKLNLKTTGREESNEEVKLYTKQDYKDKVTGGQGSGDKESTSGNEALVIIEALGGKENIKKVDNCFTRLRLILDDTSKVDEATLKGTGATGVVKKGENVQVIYGLHVTRIRSIVDEALGIVGE; from the coding sequence ATGAAGGATAAAATTATGAATGCTATGCAAAGATTTTCTAAGGCTATGTTTATTCCAGTATTAATACTTCCGATTGTAGGTATATTAATAGCTTTTGGAAATATTCTCACAAATACCAAATTAGCAGAATATGCACCGTTCTTAAAGAATAGTGTGATATTTGGATTTGGAAAAATATTATCAGGATCCTTGGTTCCTATACTATCAAACCTTGGAATAATATTCTGTGTTGGTTTAGCTGTAGGACTTGCGAAAGAGAAAAAAGCAGAATCAGGTTTCACATCAGTATTAGTATATTTAATATTTAATAATGCCATGAATATTTTCTTGAGTTTATCAGGGAAGTTAGTAAATCCAGATAATTTAAGAGGTTCTGGTCAGGCGATTGTACTAGGGACTCAAGTTTTGGATATGGGAGTTTTTTTAGGAATAATTTTAGGTATAGTGGTAGCGTATTTTCATAATAAATATTGCAAGAAAGAATTTAATGGAGCATTTCAAATATATGGGGGTTCAAGATTAGTATTCTTAATATTAATTCCAGTAGTTGTTGTATTAGCTGTTATACTTTCTTATGTTTGGCCATCAGTACAGTGGGGAATATCAAGTTTAGGATATTACATACAAAAGAGTGGTAATTTTGGAGTATTTATGTATGGAACACTAGAAAGACTTTTAATACCAACAGGATTGCATCACTTGGTATATACTCCATTCTTATATAGTCAGCTTGGAGGAATAGAGACTATAGGGGGAAAGGCGATAGAAGGAGCAAGAAACATTTATTTTGCACAAATTGCAGATCCTTCAATTAAAGTTTTATCCAGTACAGTTATATGGGATGCTAGAGGATTATCAAAGATGTTTGGATTAGTAGGAGCGTGTTTAGCACTTTATCACACAGCTGATGCTGATAAGAAAAAGAAGGCTAGAGCGATTCTTATACCAGCAGCAGTAACTTCAATAATAGCAGGTGTTACAGAACCTATAGAATTTTCATTCTTATTTACAGCACCAATATTATTTGGGGTACATGCAGTTTTAAGCGGTCTTGGAATGGTAACTTTAAATATATTAAACGTAAGGGCTATAGCACCTAATGGATTTATAGATTTCTTACTTTATAATTTACCATTAGGTATAGAGAAAACAGGTTGGCCAATGTTTATTTTAGTAGGTGTAGTGCAATTCACAGTTTACTATGTAATATTTAGATTTCTAATAGTTAAGCTTAACTTAAAGACTACTGGAAGAGAAGAAAGTAATGAAGAAGTTAAACTTTATACTAAGCAAGATTATAAGGATAAAGTAACAGGAGGCCAAGGGTCTGGAGATAAAGAATCAACATCAGGAAATGAAGCACTTGTAATAATAGAGGCCCTAGGAGGAAAGGAAAATATTAAAAAAGTAGATAACTGTTTCACAAGACTAAGATTAATCCTTGATGACACATCAAAAGTTGATGAAGCTACATTAAAGGGAACAGGAGCTACAGGAGTAGTTAAAAAAGGAGAAAATGTTCAAGTAATTTATGGATTACATGTAACTAGAATAAGATCTATAGTAGATGAAGCACTAGGAATTGTAGGAGAATAA
- a CDS encoding PTS sugar transporter subunit IIA gives MFKNLFNKNKNKVFYAFANGVSVDLSEVNDEVFSQKMMGEGVAIKPSEGKIYSPCDGTIAAVMKESKHAVGIRTKDGVEFLIHVGIDTVALNGEGFELYCEEGNAVKKGDLLLSFDRKFIKEKGLDDITMLVISELNNHKIVDIHIDLDMKVNEIILLEYN, from the coding sequence ATGTTTAAGAATTTGTTTAATAAAAATAAGAATAAAGTATTTTATGCTTTTGCTAATGGTGTAAGTGTTGACCTAAGTGAGGTTAATGATGAAGTGTTCTCACAAAAAATGATGGGGGAAGGAGTTGCGATTAAACCAAGTGAAGGAAAAATATATTCACCTTGTGATGGAACGATAGCGGCAGTTATGAAGGAAAGTAAGCATGCTGTTGGAATAAGGACCAAAGATGGAGTAGAATTTCTAATTCACGTGGGAATTGATACTGTAGCTCTAAACGGAGAAGGTTTTGAACTATATTGCGAAGAAGGAAACGCAGTAAAAAAAGGTGATCTTCTTTTAAGCTTTGACAGAAAATTTATTAAGGAAAAGGGCTTAGACGATATTACTATGCTGGTAATATCAGAACTTAATAATCATAAAATTGTGGATATTCATATTGATTTGGATATGAAGGTAAATGAGATAATCCTACTAGAGTACAACTAG
- a CDS encoding ParM/StbA family protein: MRISADIGYNTTNFIGHNIEGSFSSTVKEKMHELETAKYTVEYNNKTYLIGNDDGFTSIEHSRDKDIIFHICLYTAIAATMSSTIDNNVRVITGLPAQFFAEQKNSLIKALENRRVFMKLNGENRSFTITKVIVFPQSAGLFLYDKSLVEKDTLVVDIGGGTLDIAYMSNGQFKEGRTYPLGVNPTYDVLLQELTKYGVNYSNRMKAEQIIADKAIFVEGKEIDVSKDIDNVLSLRAGEIINAIKQAFPEQSKYSRFVFIGGGALLLKNYLKDYRVLDDAQMINVKTYDIIGKSKNV, from the coding sequence ATGAGAATCAGTGCAGACATAGGCTACAATACAACAAATTTTATTGGACATAACATAGAAGGCTCCTTTTCATCGACAGTAAAAGAAAAGATGCACGAGTTAGAGACGGCTAAATATACTGTTGAGTACAACAATAAAACATATTTAATTGGTAATGATGATGGATTTACCAGCATAGAACATTCAAGAGATAAGGATATTATATTTCATATTTGCCTATATACAGCTATAGCAGCTACAATGAGTTCAACAATAGATAACAATGTAAGGGTTATAACAGGACTTCCTGCTCAATTTTTTGCAGAACAAAAGAATTCTCTGATAAAAGCTCTTGAAAATAGACGAGTCTTTATGAAACTTAATGGAGAAAATAGAAGTTTTACAATTACCAAAGTAATTGTATTTCCTCAGTCGGCAGGATTATTTTTATATGATAAATCATTAGTAGAAAAGGATACGCTAGTAGTAGATATAGGTGGTGGTACACTAGATATAGCATATATGAGCAATGGCCAATTTAAAGAAGGTAGAACGTATCCATTGGGAGTGAATCCGACATATGATGTACTTCTACAAGAGTTAACCAAATATGGAGTCAACTACTCTAATCGTATGAAAGCAGAACAAATAATTGCAGATAAAGCTATATTTGTAGAAGGAAAGGAAATAGACGTAAGCAAGGATATTGATAATGTATTAAGTTTGAGAGCAGGAGAAATAATAAATGCCATAAAACAGGCATTTCCAGAGCAATCGAAATATTCGAGATTTGTTTTCATAGGTGGGGGAGCCTTATTGCTTAAAAATTATTTAAAAGACTATAGAGTATTAGATGATGCACAGATGATTAATGTAAAAACTTATGACATAATAGGTAAGAGTAAGAATGTGTAA
- a CDS encoding sucrose-specific PTS transporter subunit IIBC, with product MKEQIVAKEILENIGGKENIKSVEHCATRLRLILNDKEKINEKAIENIDGVKGQFFSAAQYQIILGTGFVNKVYDVIVGQNSDLVTGNNKEEAYSQMTLIQKISRTFGDVFVPIIPVLVATGLFMGLRGLLTNLGVQMNENFVLFTQVLTDTAFAFLPALVAWSTMKKFGGTPVIGIVIGLMLVSPSLPNAYAVAAGTATPINLTILGLNIPVVGYQGSVLPALVLGIIAAKTQKALKKVVPDVLDLIVTPFITLLFSMVLGLLIVGPIMHNAEQLIFGAIKGFMGLPFGLGGLVVGGVHQLIVVTGVHHALNALEVELLSSTGKDAFNAMITCGIVAQGAAALAVAVKTKDKKKRSLYISSAIPAFLGITEPAIFGVNLRFIKPFIFGCAGGAVGGMLSGILHLAGTGMGITALPGMLLYVNNLGSYILVNVVAIAVAFCLTLFFFKPEE from the coding sequence ATGAAGGAACAAATAGTAGCAAAAGAAATTCTAGAGAATATTGGTGGAAAAGAAAATATAAAATCAGTAGAACATTGTGCAACTAGATTAAGACTTATACTTAATGATAAGGAAAAAATAAATGAAAAAGCTATTGAAAATATTGATGGTGTAAAAGGACAATTTTTCTCGGCAGCGCAATACCAAATAATTCTTGGAACAGGATTTGTAAATAAAGTTTATGATGTCATAGTTGGACAAAATTCTGACTTAGTAACTGGAAATAATAAAGAGGAAGCTTATAGCCAAATGACATTAATTCAAAAAATATCTAGAACTTTTGGAGATGTATTTGTACCTATAATACCAGTATTAGTTGCAACAGGTTTGTTTATGGGACTAAGAGGTCTTTTGACAAATCTAGGAGTTCAAATGAATGAGAATTTTGTTCTCTTTACTCAAGTATTAACAGATACTGCTTTTGCATTTTTACCAGCATTAGTTGCATGGTCAACCATGAAAAAGTTTGGAGGTACACCAGTAATAGGTATAGTAATAGGATTAATGCTCGTATCACCAAGTTTACCAAATGCTTATGCTGTGGCAGCGGGAACAGCAACGCCAATTAATCTAACTATACTAGGATTAAATATTCCTGTAGTTGGATACCAAGGATCTGTATTGCCAGCATTAGTATTAGGAATTATTGCAGCTAAAACTCAAAAGGCACTTAAGAAAGTAGTTCCAGATGTATTGGATCTAATAGTAACTCCATTTATTACATTATTATTTTCAATGGTACTAGGATTATTAATAGTTGGGCCAATTATGCATAATGCTGAGCAATTAATATTTGGAGCAATCAAAGGATTCATGGGGCTTCCATTTGGATTAGGTGGACTAGTTGTAGGAGGAGTACATCAACTTATAGTTGTTACTGGAGTTCACCATGCATTAAATGCTTTAGAAGTTGAATTACTATCCAGCACAGGAAAAGATGCATTTAATGCAATGATAACTTGTGGTATTGTAGCACAAGGTGCGGCAGCTTTAGCAGTAGCCGTCAAAACAAAAGATAAAAAGAAGCGCTCATTATATATTTCATCGGCAATTCCAGCATTTTTAGGTATTACTGAACCAGCAATATTTGGTGTTAACTTGAGATTCATAAAGCCATTTATATTTGGATGTGCAGGAGGAGCAGTTGGAGGGATGCTTTCAGGAATACTTCACCTAGCAGGTACAGGAATGGGAATTACAGCATTACCAGGTATGCTATTATATGTGAACAATCTTGGAAGTTACATTTTAGTTAACGTTGTGGCTATAGCGGTTGCTTTTTGTTTAACATTGTTCTTCTTCAAGCCAGAAGAATAG
- a CDS encoding MurR/RpiR family transcriptional regulator, with translation MKVDLSKIVNNKKITPIEEQVLEYIINNIDSVMDLGVRGVAAENYTSTSTIMRLSKKLGFTGFIDMIYNITPLIDGGGTGIIEESEALIGTDIKFLSKYTDEENVKRFIEILASGTKKYIFIYARGYSEITGEYFNKKLLGVGIKSILIDSKGSFENNLEDMETLIVISKSGETKEVLDKVQVAKKKNKVVISFTKEVENSISALSDISFKIFDMHKLDDSNVLPNSFFANMLMFMEYLIYRYYQETRKENK, from the coding sequence ATGAAAGTTGATCTAAGCAAAATTGTTAATAATAAAAAAATCACACCGATAGAAGAACAAGTATTAGAATATATAATCAATAATATTGATAGTGTAATGGATCTTGGCGTTAGAGGGGTTGCTGCTGAAAACTACACATCTACATCAACTATTATGAGACTTTCAAAAAAATTAGGTTTTACAGGATTTATAGATATGATTTATAATATAACACCACTAATAGATGGTGGTGGCACGGGAATTATAGAAGAGTCAGAAGCATTAATAGGTACTGATATTAAGTTTTTATCTAAATATACAGATGAGGAAAATGTAAAAAGGTTTATAGAAATATTAGCAAGTGGAACCAAAAAGTATATTTTTATTTATGCAAGAGGCTACTCTGAAATCACTGGAGAATACTTTAACAAAAAGCTGCTTGGGGTAGGGATAAAGAGCATATTAATAGATTCTAAGGGGAGTTTTGAAAATAATCTAGAAGACATGGAAACATTAATAGTAATATCAAAGTCTGGAGAGACTAAAGAAGTATTAGATAAGGTTCAAGTGGCGAAGAAGAAAAATAAAGTAGTAATTTCCTTCACAAAGGAAGTAGAAAACAGTATTTCAGCTCTTTCGGATATTTCATTTAAGATATTTGATATGCATAAATTAGATGACAGTAATGTGCTGCCTAACTCGTTTTTTGCAAATATGCTTATGTTTATGGAATACTTAATCTACAGATATTATCAAGAAACAAGAAAAGAAAATAAATAG
- a CDS encoding DUF1778 domain-containing protein, which produces MKDATIMLRVTTEQKLAIKRMARKQGMTITEFMLFNMMKSISESELSEINGDINLNLESKK; this is translated from the coding sequence ATGAAAGATGCTACCATAATGCTCAGAGTTACAACAGAACAGAAGCTAGCTATAAAAAGAATGGCTAGAAAGCAAGGAATGACTATTACAGAATTTATGCTATTTAATATGATGAAATCGATTAGTGAATCTGAATTATCTGAAATAAATGGAGATATTAATTTGAATTTAGAATCCAAAAAATAG
- a CDS encoding DUF4179 domain-containing protein has translation MKKIKVGFRNKKSKSLLIGAIALISVITAGNCQYSSAAVVNNTSAIQDASGNSVSEKENYSIPEKSKIVIGKTVEDKGIKVTLSDCYADTHMLTFTTHLDSKERGDYAQELKPSISINRKIINNETNKFKYDYIHNDDGTCDIVTHIYLDNIDTSQNLNISIDYDRIGVTSTSNIDSYVTGNWKFNFAIGASQIDKPILAKDINQTLVIDGHELYVHNIKIFPYRIEFTGGSDIDSFSDTTDMASWELTDDKGNKIKESDGHGSDKSIMLNYFVDTTDMRSVTIIPRTSFNNPDTAYPRKFPTISNYDKAITINIR, from the coding sequence ATGAAAAAAATAAAAGTAGGTTTTCGAAATAAAAAATCTAAAAGTTTACTTATTGGAGCAATTGCACTTATTTCAGTAATTACTGCAGGTAATTGCCAATATTCTAGTGCTGCAGTAGTTAATAATACATCTGCAATTCAAGATGCTAGCGGAAATTCTGTTTCAGAAAAAGAAAATTATTCAATACCTGAAAAATCTAAAATAGTGATTGGAAAAACTGTTGAAGATAAGGGAATTAAGGTTACTCTATCTGATTGTTATGCAGATACTCATATGCTTACTTTTACAACACATTTGGATAGTAAAGAAAGAGGTGATTATGCACAAGAGTTGAAACCAAGTATATCTATTAATAGAAAGATAATAAATAATGAAACAAATAAATTTAAGTACGATTATATCCATAACGATGATGGAACTTGTGATATAGTGACACATATTTACTTAGACAATATAGATACAAGTCAAAATTTAAATATTTCAATAGATTATGATAGGATAGGGGTAACTAGTACATCCAATATTGACTCGTATGTAACAGGGAATTGGAAATTCAATTTTGCAATTGGCGCATCTCAAATAGACAAGCCGATTTTAGCCAAGGATATTAATCAGACTCTAGTAATAGATGGCCATGAACTATATGTGCACAATATAAAAATATTCCCATACCGAATTGAATTTACAGGAGGCAGTGATATCGATAGTTTTAGTGATACTACAGATATGGCATCATGGGAACTTACGGATGATAAAGGAAATAAGATTAAGGAATCAGATGGTCATGGATCTGATAAAAGTATAATGTTAAATTATTTTGTTGACACAACTGATATGAGAAGTGTAACGATAATCCCAAGAACTTCTTTTAATAACCCTGATACAGCATATCCTAGAAAATTTCCTACTATTAGCAATTATGATAAAGCCATTACAATAAATATAAGATAA
- a CDS encoding DUF2326 domain-containing protein has product MPLYLKYNDDEIPVKIIGINGKPGTGIKKAMITCFYLVHVKLIINKVYHMPIFKIHDKLENIDLMELSNIVKETRNFEGQYIFLILNDGIEKLGIERGRSCIKAFDRRKISWSVS; this is encoded by the coding sequence TTGCCACTGTATTTAAAATATAATGATGATGAAATTCCTGTTAAGATAATTGGAATTAATGGAAAGCCTGGAACTGGAATAAAGAAAGCAATGATCACTTGTTTTTATTTAGTTCATGTTAAGTTAATTATAAATAAGGTATATCATATGCCAATTTTTAAAATTCATGATAAATTAGAAAATATTGATTTAATGGAGTTAAGTAATATCGTTAAGGAGACACGTAACTTTGAGGGCCAGTACATATTTCTAATTCTGAATGATGGAATTGAGAAACTTGGAATAGAAAGAGGAAGAAGTTGTATTAAGGCTTTCGACAGAAGAAAAATTTCTTGGAGTGTAAGTTAG
- a CDS encoding 6-phospho-alpha-glucosidase, giving the protein MKKHSIVIAGGGSTFTPGIVMMLLDNLHRFPIRKLKLYDNDAERQGVIGEALEIVLKENALDIEFSYTTDPKEAFTDVDFCMAHIRVGKYEMREKDEKIPLKYGVIGQETCGAGGIAYGMRSIGGMLELIDLMEKYSPDCWMLNYSNPASIVAEACRRLKPNSKVLNICDMPVGTLRRMAGIVDLEPSDLEVKYFGLNHFGWWTSVKDKQGNDLTDRIKAYVAENGYLTVKEVETQHTDPSWQETHKKAKDLLAVDPRFLPNTYLKYYLYPDYVVEHSNAEYSRANEVMDGREKDVFNAARAITKAGTAKGGEFHIDAHATFIVDLARAIAYNTHERMLCIVENKGAISNFDSTAMVEVPCIVGSDGPEPLAQGEIPQFQKGLMEQQVSVEKLVVEAWIENSYLKLWQALTLSKTVPSARVAKLLLDDLIEVNKGYWPELK; this is encoded by the coding sequence ATGAAAAAACATTCTATTGTTATTGCAGGAGGCGGAAGCACATTCACTCCAGGAATAGTTATGATGCTATTAGATAATCTACACCGTTTTCCAATTAGAAAATTAAAATTATATGATAATGATGCTGAGCGTCAAGGTGTCATTGGTGAAGCTTTAGAAATTGTATTAAAAGAAAATGCACTAGATATCGAATTTTCTTATACAACAGATCCTAAAGAAGCATTTACAGATGTTGATTTCTGTATGGCCCATATACGTGTTGGAAAATATGAAATGCGTGAGAAGGATGAAAAGATTCCTTTAAAATATGGAGTGATTGGTCAAGAAACTTGTGGAGCAGGAGGAATTGCTTATGGAATGAGAAGTATAGGAGGTATGTTAGAGTTAATAGATTTGATGGAAAAATATTCACCAGACTGTTGGATGTTAAATTACTCTAACCCAGCATCAATTGTTGCTGAAGCCTGCCGTAGATTAAAACCAAATTCGAAGGTATTAAACATTTGCGACATGCCGGTTGGAACACTTCGTCGTATGGCTGGTATTGTGGACTTAGAACCAAGTGATTTGGAAGTTAAATACTTTGGATTAAACCACTTTGGATGGTGGACTAGCGTTAAAGATAAACAAGGTAATGATTTAACAGACAGAATTAAAGCTTATGTTGCAGAAAATGGCTACTTAACAGTAAAAGAAGTAGAAACACAACATACAGATCCAAGCTGGCAGGAAACTCATAAAAAAGCAAAAGATTTATTAGCAGTAGATCCAAGATTTTTACCTAATACTTATTTAAAATACTATCTATATCCTGATTATGTTGTAGAACATTCTAATGCAGAATATTCTAGGGCAAACGAAGTAATGGATGGAAGAGAAAAAGATGTATTTAATGCAGCACGTGCTATCACAAAGGCAGGAACAGCAAAAGGCGGAGAATTCCATATTGATGCTCATGCAACTTTTATAGTAGATTTAGCTAGAGCAATTGCCTATAACACACATGAAAGAATGCTATGTATAGTAGAGAATAAAGGTGCTATTTCTAATTTTGATTCTACAGCTATGGTTGAAGTTCCATGCATTGTTGGAAGTGATGGGCCAGAACCTTTAGCACAAGGAGAAATTCCACAATTCCAAAAGGGATTAATGGAGCAACAAGTATCAGTAGAAAAATTAGTTGTTGAGGCATGGATTGAAAATAGCTATTTGAAATTATGGCAGGCACTTACTTTATCTAAGACTGTACCAAGTGCTAGAGTTGCTAAATTATTATTAGATGATCTTATTGAAGTTAATAAGGGCTATTGGCCGGAATTAAAGTAG